Below is a window of Pleurodeles waltl isolate 20211129_DDA chromosome 4_1, aPleWal1.hap1.20221129, whole genome shotgun sequence DNA.
ATATCAACATGTTGCACAAAAAGACTATACCTGTGCTCCCCGCTAGTTTATGGCATCTTCCTTCTCTGCCATACTTATCCTTATTAGCATCAGAAATCATTACACATCAGTGCTGGAGCTAACACACCTTCTCCCCCTTCGATTTAAATAAACGTTTCCCCTCATAGTCACTTGGCACAAATCGTTTTTACAGTATGGGGCTTGCTCAGTGCATCACAGTGAGCCCAAGGCATCATAGAAACCTGGTTTGTTTCCAATCAAGTCTGAAAGTTATATGCACATGCCATTCCTTTGTGTATGTATGCcctcccagcttctgtctgtgcggCGCTGGGAGAGAGTCTAGATGGTCAGCTGATAGCACACCTTAGACAGAACATAGGTTATTGGTCTGCTATCTTTAAGGGTCATGAGAAGGTAAGTAATAAGCTTGTAGGGAAATATTCAGTAGTATGCATATCACTTAGGGGATTCAATACTATAGCCCTCTAAAACCATGCTACTCAACTTTTGTCAGATGTGGATTTAGTTCTTCAACAATTTTAGTCATGGCCTGGCAATaatgtttcatctttaaaaatgtcatctacTAAGCTGACAATGCTTTTATGTCCAGCATTACTCAAAAGAGTATCTGACATCAGATCTCTTCATGCTACTATGATGCATTTTTCTCCCTAATGTGTACATTTCACAATCTCAAGACTTTCTAAGAATGCTTCTACTACAGTGCAGTACCCTTCCTCGCCTTTACGTCCTAAATTGTATTTGGTGCATTGTATTAAACAGTTGAAAAAACAGTAGGCTTGAGAACATACTCTACTGAAATGTTAATATCTTTCTGCAGACCAATGTGCCTCAGTTTCCTCTTCCATTTTAAGCAGGTTAGTTGAAAGAATAAGGAATAAGGAAGTGTTGATTTACGTTCTTTTGGGGTTCATTCTTCTAAGGGAGCAATGCATTTCAAAGCCTTTAGGGCTGGAGTTAGTTGGTGAACATTCTCAGGATTACTGAGTGAATTAGGGTCCTTACATGCATAATACTCatctctggtcttgtaataaaatgcaGATATTCCTAAGTAGGTAATGAAGGAAAATTCTTATTTTATTAATGACACAGATGTGAACATTATCCCATTACTTACTTAGAATCTCACCCATGTGTGGTAGTCTCATATCTCTTATTCTTTTTATTGGTCATTGTGTCATCCACATCAAAAGCCTCTAGTGCAATCAATGGTTCAAGCCGCTGTAGTAATGGGATACAAGGATCACTCTATGGATCCTGAAGGATCAAGGAACTAGGTGAGACTCAAAGCTGTCCATTTTTTTTATGATTGCACTTATTATTTAGATTTTTCATTTCATTCAACGGACTATAAACTTTTCAGTGTCAATAAAAGAGGCTGGATAATGAGAAGAGCCTCTACCTATGAACTAAGTAGGGTCTTAATTATTATTTCCTTTTCCTGCAATGATAGGTGCATGAGCAGAATTGTAGCTTGCTTTGAAGTCTATGGCTACTGTGAACTAAGCGGCAAGGAAATCAGGCATATTTGCCTCTGTATCtttaacaaaattatgtttttcCTCCACTTCTAGTTAGCAAAATGTGCATTTCTCCCCCCGGAGCTATTATTGTGTGACCATTCCAGTTATAAAAGAAAGAGGAACATTGTAATATTGTAATTCTGGGTTTAGGACAATGTTCACATATGGTTAGTGATAAACCTTAAAAACAACCATACTCCATGTTGTGATCTATAGCATATATCCATAGCTTGGTTTAGGTCATGAGCGGGTAGCACGGAGGGCTACTATATGATAAAGATCAATGGAAACACACTGATGATTATCAATGAACCAACAGGTAGTAATCCCATAATTCAAGGTATACTATTCTTCCTCTATTTAGGCCCAGGGTATTTATTGAGTGTGGAAGTAATAACATCCTATTCTGAGTTTGCAACTTGGAAATGAGGCATACCTTGCAGAATCGGTATTTAATACACTGACCTCTCCATGCTTTTCCTTTATTCGAGGCCTTTTTCTCTTatacatttcagcaggtttgatcTGCCAGAATTGATCAGAGAAAATGTGAGTGCCTGACAATTATCACACACCGTgtaaattctgatccctgtgcaagctcctttgggttcagggtgagAAAACAGAAGGAGAAATGGGTCAGACTCGAAGGGAAGTGGAGTCTACAAGAAAGGCCTAGTGGAACGGTTATAATTATCATGGCTATCTTTTTTAACTATTCCCCTTTGTAGACTACTTATGTTAATCTTAATCATTTAGATACAAGTGACAAATATAGAATGCCACTTTTCTTTGCAGTGTGGTAATCAAGTATGCTCAAATATATTCATAAAATTTAAGCAGCGTTGCATTCTGAAATAATTACTGGTGAGCTGTGAACAAGGTCTCATGAGATCTGATAAGCGTCATTTCTCTTATTATTATCGTTCAAACGTCACAGGTTCACAGAATGAAAGTAATTGAAAGGACATCAGGCACCTTTTTGCTAATTGTTCATTCTAAATGAATTAACAATAGTTGCATTACATTATGCGTGTTAGAATCAGGGTGTTGACAGCGAGAGAGGAACTTTGTATTAGGCCTGAGATAAGAATGGCCATGTAGCATTGCTTAACCATCTTTTATTGAGGGCAAACCAGAGAAGTTTTCTGCCTTCACTCACTGGGAACTTAACAGCCTTCCGTCATAGGAGATGAGAATAGTACAAATACTGAATAATAACTTCATTCAGAGAAGGTATAAGAGTGTCAGCCGTCTTTGAAACTAAAATTAGCCCTTTTTCTGGTGTTGAGTTTAGCTTATTATACCTAAGATACAGTAGGATTGATACAAAATCTGTGACCCTTGcccgtcactgccaggaagaggcagggcagggccacccccctgacatccactCAAAGACGTCTGGACCAGGCAGCTAACTTGTCCATGGCTGTCTGAAGGAGAATCTAAGTTCCTTTGCTCTGTGCGTGGGCAGCCTTTCCACAGAGCCTCAGGTCCCAACAAGCACATGGAAAACCATCAACCCAAGCCAGATACTCGCAGGTTTTCAGTGTATTTAGTGAATTTATTATACTATTTTATAGTTTATCATATAACTGCCTATTGAATCTCTCTCCCTGGAGGGCGGAAGGAGGTGGCACCCTTCTTCTTTTAAGGGCAGGAGCCTAAAACTCACTatccgtcctgcgcccgtcagcgcccgaAAAGTGGTTGGGCCAGGCCATATACTTTGGGTTTTTGATCTTGGACTTGTTTCTGGGACTCACGaacagtagggtctgagaagcttatAAACTGCGTTGtactttttctcccttttttctctTGTATTTATAGTGACAGAGGGTGGGTTCCAAAGGCCTAAACACCCCTATTAGCTGGGGGCTCACTAGAGGCCCCTGGTTCCAAGGAAAATGGGCCgacgacgtggggggggggggttggaaggaAAACAGCATTCTAATAAAACCCTAGATGGatttctgcaaaaggctgttggggaacttgaaaaagaaatagagttagtgcagcgacgcttagctgtCCCCCCTTCTTCAACTAATAGCCTAGCTCATGATAGCTCTGCCCCACAGCCCCCCCTGTGAACAGAATTACAGTCGgtactgactacccctttcccCTCTCCCTCTAAAATCCCCCAGGAGTTTCTGGATGAAACTCCAAACATAATCACCACCGTGCCGCGCCAATTCTGTTGGATCGGAGTCCCTCAAATGAAGGCCCCTTTACCTCAGTAGATCctaataccaaaggaaaaaggaaacgaagggaaccccgtattaaaaacaaacgatccaggactttgagcccctctaatTTGGCTCACCCTTCTAATAAGGATGCGACTTTAATCCCCTCACACAATACCAATGACCGTCAGGCAAATGAATATAccagggatctcataagagatgagctatCAAAACTATTCCTTCCTATTTTAACCCGCCTTCAAACAATTGAGGACAAACTGGAAAGTCTTATTAATACCCAGTTACCAATAACTGCTCCACCCGTAGAAATTCAATCCCACCCCCCCCCAATCATGACCTTATTATTGCCAACAGACCCACCGGCCAAATACCCAAGATTCCtctttcctctttaaaccaagattggccCAGCTCCATCAAAGCAGCTAGTATcttaatgaataagccccatatggtcTCAGTTTCCCTTTCAAAAGGAACCGCCCCATGGAATAACCCAGTAACTAATCTGGGAGAAGGTaaccccacttgggagcaccctcaaTTAGAACCCCAGAAGAGGGGCAAGATCAGTGGTTCGTTAGATCcaaaagtgcttcatttaccaccaGAATCATGCCCATTTGTTCTCATTATATCGAATgtacctgaactcaaacctcactcCACTGAATCTTTCACCCAACTTAAAAACAAGGTCATTCATTGGCTGCATGcgaatgcggggtttgcttttcCCATGATACCCTCAAtgttgatggtgagaagggtagggtgggtggtttccctagcgaagatcggttcaggggactgcattgTTATCAACTTCAACTCTCCTGACCTTGTCCAACGGCTTTCTTTAAatgctaatagaccttatcctataatTGGTAAagcttctctttgcaggttacaagtgttttatcctccctctatgccatcttggAGTAGACAATCGCCGCCGTTATATGGGGCTCCCCCCGCTATCCATacacagtctatccctgcactcggccctagatgcccttcgtcatctctttctgagacagactgactaggaaatgacctttcggaagtggctctGTGTAATTGTGAAGCTGAGGACACTCACCTTATTGTCCTCACCATCTCTAACTCTGTTGTCCCTTTGACCTTGGCAGACTTTGTTAATCAGGGACCACCCACAAGCACCATGTGCCAAGCAAGCGAGGAATGTACCCCGAGCCTGTCAATCGTTCCTTGTATTCTGGGGTCCACCCGCATGGTCAATTTACCAAATATAAATATAGCTGGGGTAACATCCAGCGAGGTGAATAAGGCACAGGGTGAGAAAGctactggtcctaatatacctgagggaaatTGTATGGTTCCTAGCAGTACCCCCCCCTGTATGGAAAGATCCCCAGAATGAAGTAGGGTCCACAAAAatagaggatctcgataaggtactcagctggaatatagcagggttggaaagtaaactacaaagcccaggatggggcAACTTTATCGATGATCACCTGATTTGCcttttccaagaaacgtgggcattggaacccaaatatagacgaggctttaaaagctattgggttccagctcgcaagtcatcttctgggagaccatcgggagggctgcttgtatGGTTAAATAGTTCTCTTaagtgcaagatagaagaaatagatatggGTTGCCCTGATTTGCTAGTCTTATTAATAATGATTTCCGAAGAGAGACCTTTActattaattaatatctataataggaATGCAAGTTTCCACcctgattctgatgtcctgtccattctGGATAGTTTTCTTAAAAATAATTCCTCCTGTTTTGtcttgattggaggggactttaatgtcacATTCAAACCCAACCCCTTAGTCCAAgggatatgtaaagaagaggatgcctattggggcatccctcagctagtctccaacaaaagaccaagactgaacaaatctgcgcgcttactggctgATATCACACTAGgacatggcctccgagcctgcaacggtcgctcgcgctcggatgcaaatttgcaagctacctttaggcgcggagggcacagtagtcgtattgattatatacttcttgacatccgactgtggagccacatgttcgatatgagggtGCAAGAGCAGGTTGAGAGTGATCATGACCAGCTGATTTTATCAATTAGAGGACTCTTCCCTTCGTTTAAAGTGCCCTACTCTAAGACCCATGCCCCTCAGCTGGCCCTAACAAacaacagacgcaacctaaaatgggaatctgttatttcttcccctaaacacctgacATCTATATACAATCTGCTTGCCAACCAAATGGAGTGTATGATTTGGCTTAATGAGGACGGGGAGGGTGACAGACTCTTAGTAGCTCACACTGAATTGtctcaatctttaaagcatctttttacaaaaaagattTCCAACAACCCAGATAAAAAGCATTGTGCTCCCTGGTACAACAATTTTTGCAGGGAAGCACAACTATCTCTCCTGAAAGCAATAAAAGAAGGCCATGCTGAGCTGTTAAGAATAGCCAGGAAgatttataagaaggaatgttctaaggcacgccgaagctgggaagaggccagatgggttaccattctggagactgctaaatccaacAATACATCtaggttttggaaactaatagctgacgaCTGCAGTgattcccctgccgcacctggctcctcaattctctcagcaacatgggtagagcactttgggcaactatacgaagggccGTCTGAgtcatctctgtgggcccctgatgcctcaATAACCCAAGAGACCACCCCGATTatattctctctaaccgaaacaagagcagcaatagattcattgaaatggggaaaggcccctggcccagataagattccaggtgATCTATACAAGTCAAGACCGACATATGGgaaccatatctcaaccttatctgcaatgcaattgcagcggggGCTCCCGCTCcacctacttggaaaggggctgaaatagtacccattttcaaaaaaggaaatcccaaCACCCCGCCAATTATCGCCCGATTTCTcttcttgataactcccaaaataTCTATGCTAAACATCTCCTGCTCCATCTTgatgaatggattatggagtctgaagctctctctgacctacaagcgggatttagacctgcagtgagtacagttgaccaagccctaagattcctgtcaataaaatggaagaatgttgacctggggaggggtaatctctatgtggtctttatagatctcagagccgcatttgatttgatccccaggaacttactgtggtcaacattatcaaacatgggagtgccatctggtctcctgaaactcattgcccaactgcatgaaaatactttcgctcaaattagatgtggtcaGGGGGGTGAGTTggctgaccccgtagctattaaaaaaggagttagaacgGGATATTTTGGTGTTCTGCAAAGGACTATGCTACACTATGGTCTCTAgctgaagagagaggagaaaagTTCTCTTAACACAGGAGTGGTCTGCATGAAAAGTCCACTCCGCGTGTAGGTGAGCATTGTTAATATTTGCCACAAGCTTTGCGACCAAGAATGACAGAGATTGACAAATGACTAGATGTGATTCCAAGGGCACAATTGATGCATTCATTTTGTGCCATATGTGTGTAATCACTGATCTCATGGTAGACACTAGTTTAAAATATGAATTCAAGTGTATCCAGTATAGAGATAAAGGAGATATGTGTTCTCTTCCTCATAGAAAGAATGGACAGAAATACTATTCTCTCATTCAACCACAAGGATAGCGAGCGGCAAAAAGGAAGCTTGAAAATGATGGTTTCAATTTTCTGTTGACTGAAAATAAAGTGCACTTGCAAAGATGTAATCCACCTTCTGTCTCTCTGTATTTCTCTTATACAGATTAGTGGCTATATCAAGACCTGTAGATGGAGGTCCGAGATCTTATCTATAACAAACTTGCGAATCTGAAAACACGAGATTTAGACCATTTTAAGATGCACCTAAGCGATGATCCCCACAAGCTTCCAAGAGGGACAACGGAAGGCCTTGACTGTTTCAAACTTGCAGACAAAATGGTCCATCATTACACTCCAAGCAAA
It encodes the following:
- the LOC138288179 gene encoding apoptosis-associated speck-like protein containing a CARD; this encodes MEVRDLIYNKLANLKTRDLDHFKMHLSDDPHKLPRGTTEGLDCFKLADKMVHHYTPSKALEVAIDVLKKMNQMQLADELRNESQTVKSRGPEKTDSWCKVCADS